In Synechococcus sp. A18-25c, a single window of DNA contains:
- the htpG gene encoding molecular chaperone HtpG: protein MSVLEQGQIQIHTENIFPIIKKAVYSGHEVFLRELVSNGTDAISKRRMAAMAGDCLEGDDGRINITVNREAKTLTISDNGIGMTADEVKRYINQVAFSSAEDFLEKYKQESDAIIGHFGLGFYSSFMVAKEVELITRSARPDESAVRWVCDGSPAFKLESYERQEPGTDVILHLMEEELEYLEPARIRTLITQYCDFMPVDVQLEGESVNKRDPAWRKSPRDMTDQDYIDLYRYLYPFQGDPLLWVHLNTDYPYTLQGILYFPQALGRADWEKGDIRLYCNQVYVSDSIKEIVPRYLLPLRGVIDSPDIPLNVSRSALQTDRKVRSIGNFVAKKVADRLKSLQRDEPENYAKAWEALAPFVKIGAMEDEKFAEQVSDLILFATTADPVDGDDGPISAGERSYTTIASYQSRQADPQSKRILYCTDEVAQAGALSLWKSQGAEILFAETVIDSQFIPWLESNNDHYQFQRVDAELDESLRDEQPEISDQDGETQSEAIRSLIKEALDNDKVTVQVQALKGGEEAPAAMILLPEQMRRMNDIGALMDQRLPGLPDHHVLLINRSHPLVDGLQKLSAGSVLIGTAQASPSKALASDLARHLYDLARLGVGGLEPNELAGFQTRSSKLMSELVARGQ from the coding sequence ATGTCGGTGCTCGAACAGGGTCAGATTCAGATCCACACGGAAAATATTTTCCCGATCATCAAGAAGGCCGTTTACTCCGGTCACGAAGTTTTCCTTCGCGAACTCGTTAGCAATGGCACCGATGCCATCAGCAAGCGCCGAATGGCAGCGATGGCTGGCGACTGCCTGGAAGGTGATGATGGACGCATCAACATCACCGTGAACAGGGAAGCCAAAACACTCACCATCAGTGACAACGGGATCGGCATGACGGCCGACGAGGTGAAGCGGTATATCAATCAGGTTGCATTTTCCAGTGCAGAGGATTTTCTAGAGAAATACAAACAAGAGTCAGACGCAATCATTGGTCATTTTGGTCTGGGTTTTTACTCCAGCTTCATGGTGGCGAAAGAAGTTGAGCTGATCACGCGATCAGCCCGACCAGATGAATCTGCTGTGCGCTGGGTATGCGATGGATCTCCCGCATTCAAACTTGAAAGTTATGAACGCCAGGAACCCGGCACGGATGTGATTTTGCATCTGATGGAGGAAGAGCTGGAGTATCTGGAACCGGCACGAATTCGCACGCTGATCACGCAGTACTGCGATTTCATGCCCGTTGATGTCCAACTCGAAGGGGAAAGCGTCAATAAACGAGACCCTGCATGGCGCAAAAGTCCTCGCGACATGACGGATCAGGACTATATCGATCTGTACCGATACCTTTATCCATTTCAGGGCGATCCGTTGCTTTGGGTGCACCTCAACACGGACTATCCCTACACCCTTCAAGGGATTCTTTATTTCCCGCAAGCCCTCGGTCGAGCCGACTGGGAAAAGGGTGATATCCGCTTGTACTGCAACCAGGTGTATGTCAGTGATTCAATCAAGGAAATCGTCCCCCGCTACTTGCTGCCCTTGAGGGGGGTGATCGATTCACCTGACATTCCCTTGAATGTGAGCCGAAGTGCACTTCAGACCGATCGCAAGGTGCGTTCCATCGGCAACTTTGTTGCCAAGAAGGTTGCTGATCGCTTGAAAAGCCTTCAACGTGATGAGCCGGAGAACTATGCGAAAGCATGGGAAGCGCTAGCACCGTTCGTGAAGATCGGCGCCATGGAAGACGAGAAATTTGCCGAACAGGTCTCCGATCTGATCTTGTTCGCAACAACCGCTGATCCAGTGGATGGTGACGATGGCCCCATCAGCGCGGGCGAGCGTTCTTACACAACCATTGCCTCCTATCAGTCGCGACAGGCCGACCCACAATCGAAGCGAATTCTTTACTGCACCGATGAGGTTGCCCAGGCAGGTGCCTTATCACTCTGGAAAAGCCAGGGAGCTGAGATCCTGTTCGCAGAAACCGTGATTGACAGCCAATTTATTCCTTGGCTGGAGTCCAACAATGACCACTATCAGTTCCAGCGCGTGGATGCTGAGCTCGACGAAAGCCTGCGGGACGAACAACCCGAAATCAGCGATCAGGATGGTGAAACCCAAAGCGAAGCCATCCGATCCCTCATCAAAGAAGCCCTCGATAACGACAAGGTCACGGTTCAGGTTCAGGCCCTAAAGGGTGGCGAAGAGGCCCCGGCCGCCATGATTCTTCTGCCCGAGCAGATGCGTCGAATGAACGACATCGGCGCACTGATGGATCAGCGCTTGCCTGGCCTGCCCGACCACCACGTTCTGCTCATCAACCGCAGTCATCCACTGGTGGATGGCCTGCAGAAGCTTTCAGCTGGCAGTGTGCTCATCGGCACTGCACAAGCGTCACCCAGCAAAGCCCTAGCCAGTGACCTCGCCCGTCATCTCTATGACTTGGCCCGACTGGGTGTCGGCGGACTGGAACCCAATGAACTGGCTGGCTTTCAAACACGTAGTTCCAAACTGATGTCTGAACTCGTGGCCAGAGGTCAGTGA
- a CDS encoding ferredoxin family protein: protein MAHTIVTDVCEGVSDCVDACPVACINPGKGKNKKGTEFFWIDFDTCIDCGICLQVCPVDGAILPEERADLQRS, encoded by the coding sequence ATGGCTCACACCATCGTCACGGACGTCTGCGAAGGAGTCTCCGACTGCGTCGATGCCTGCCCTGTGGCATGCATCAACCCCGGCAAAGGCAAGAACAAGAAGGGCACCGAATTTTTCTGGATCGACTTTGACACCTGCATCGACTGCGGCATTTGTCTTCAGGTGTGCCCTGTGGATGGAGCCATCCTGCCTGAAGAGCGCGCAGATCTACAGCGCAGCTGA
- a CDS encoding ATP phosphoribosyltransferase regulatory subunit, whose product MALQPASGVRDLNPQQVQRNQELRETLAGVFRLWGFEEVTPPRIERMDTLKAGGAIDSRDIVRLVSDEPLGLRPELTASIARAACTRLQQRQRPLRLWSCGTVFESRVADEGGQCIEEILHCGVELFGGFGVEAELELFSLLMASMRALQLQPRHQPKLLIGHTDLLNLLLKPFDGSLRDRIRGCLSQYDRLGLRDLVTDTKELNALCSWLDRRGTAQDILAKLQHDYPDQAVLNRLQRLIDHLIPLANASGVQIQLDPTFQPLYELYDGIVLQLVCQGTSAPVVIARGGRYDTLVRRLGGQGTDATGMGFSYCVDHIRNLPGDTTRTVVEESSALICFNNEQCLEKALIHQASLHAAGRVSCLDHRPCQNRIEAERRLAHSGCETLEWIGD is encoded by the coding sequence ATGGCCCTGCAACCTGCCTCTGGCGTGAGAGATCTCAATCCTCAGCAGGTGCAGCGCAACCAGGAACTGAGAGAAACATTGGCTGGCGTCTTCAGACTTTGGGGCTTTGAAGAAGTCACCCCACCGCGGATCGAGCGGATGGACACACTCAAGGCCGGAGGTGCGATTGACAGCAGGGACATTGTTCGACTGGTGTCGGATGAACCGCTGGGGTTGCGTCCGGAATTGACGGCATCGATCGCCAGGGCCGCCTGCACGCGCTTACAGCAACGCCAACGACCCTTAAGACTCTGGAGTTGCGGCACTGTCTTTGAGTCAAGAGTGGCCGATGAAGGTGGCCAGTGCATCGAGGAAATCCTCCATTGCGGCGTTGAACTCTTTGGCGGATTTGGCGTTGAAGCAGAACTGGAATTGTTCAGTCTGTTGATGGCGTCGATGCGCGCCTTGCAACTCCAACCTCGTCATCAGCCCAAGCTGCTGATCGGTCACACCGATCTGTTGAACCTGCTGTTGAAACCGTTTGACGGCTCGCTTCGCGATCGGATCAGAGGGTGCCTCAGCCAATACGACCGCTTGGGGTTGCGCGATCTGGTAACCGACACCAAGGAACTCAACGCCCTGTGTTCGTGGCTTGACCGCCGTGGAACAGCGCAAGACATCCTGGCCAAGCTTCAGCATGACTACCCCGATCAAGCCGTGTTGAATCGACTGCAACGCCTGATCGATCATTTGATTCCACTGGCGAATGCCTCAGGCGTACAGATCCAATTGGATCCCACCTTCCAACCGCTCTATGAGTTGTATGACGGCATCGTGCTTCAACTGGTCTGTCAAGGAACCTCCGCACCGGTGGTGATTGCGCGGGGTGGTCGCTACGACACTCTGGTCCGGCGTCTGGGTGGCCAAGGAACCGATGCAACAGGCATGGGATTCAGTTACTGCGTGGACCACATCCGCAATCTGCCTGGCGACACAACAAGAACGGTTGTTGAAGAATCGTCGGCGCTGATCTGTTTCAACAACGAGCAGTGCCTGGAAAAGGCGTTAATCCATCAGGCGAGCTTGCATGCAGCAGGCAGGGTGTCCTGCCTCGATCACAGACCATGCCAAAACCGGATTGAAGCCGAACGTCGACTGGCCCATTCAGGATGCGAGACCCTGGAATGGATCGGTGACTAA
- a CDS encoding inositol monophosphatase family protein, producing the protein MHAPLDCFAAASEAGLNSSRLEELSQVARTAAELGGTVLMQNYGRLDSIQQKSRAGDLVTNADLAAEAAVLESLQAATSNIPVLAEESGSSGDTTGLCWCVDPLDGTTNFAHGYPFFATSVGLLWRDQPILGAIAVPFLKELFWCCPGVGAYLHNQRITVSDCKTLEDSLLVTGFAYDRRELEDNNYAEFCRLTHHTHGVRRGGAAAVDLAYVAAGRLDGYWERGLSPWDLTAGAALVVMAGGRVSDYKAPAYSVGTGRILATGPALHGQLQAELDTIQPLPEHLYAG; encoded by the coding sequence ATGCACGCTCCACTCGATTGTTTCGCTGCGGCCAGCGAGGCGGGACTCAACTCTTCAAGACTCGAAGAACTGAGTCAGGTGGCGCGTACGGCAGCCGAGCTGGGAGGGACGGTGTTGATGCAGAACTACGGACGCCTGGACAGCATCCAGCAGAAGTCACGTGCAGGCGACCTGGTCACCAACGCGGATCTGGCCGCCGAAGCGGCAGTGCTCGAATCGCTGCAGGCAGCCACATCAAACATCCCAGTTTTGGCCGAGGAATCAGGCTCCAGCGGAGACACGACCGGTCTGTGCTGGTGTGTGGATCCCTTGGATGGCACCACGAACTTTGCTCACGGTTATCCCTTTTTCGCCACCTCAGTGGGACTGCTCTGGCGGGATCAGCCCATTCTCGGTGCCATCGCAGTCCCCTTCCTGAAGGAGTTGTTCTGGTGCTGCCCTGGCGTCGGCGCCTATCTGCATAACCAACGCATCACCGTCTCCGATTGCAAAACATTGGAAGACAGCCTCCTGGTGACAGGGTTCGCCTACGACCGACGGGAGCTTGAAGACAACAACTACGCCGAGTTCTGCCGGCTGACCCACCACACCCATGGCGTGCGAAGGGGTGGAGCGGCTGCGGTGGACCTGGCCTACGTCGCTGCCGGTCGTCTTGATGGGTATTGGGAACGAGGGTTATCGCCATGGGACTTAACCGCAGGTGCTGCGCTTGTTGTCATGGCGGGGGGCCGCGTCAGCGACTACAAGGCGCCGGCGTACTCCGTCGGCACTGGTCGAATCCTGGCGACAGGACCAGCACTGCATGGACAACTTCAAGCGGAGCTCGACACCATCCAGCCGCTGCCGGAGCATCTCTATGCCGGATGA
- a CDS encoding 2Fe-2S iron-sulfur cluster-binding protein, producing MRPSHRVTIHWRQEGRVISHEVPEGDYILQSFEQQGDPLPFSCRNGCCTSCAVRVQEGELDQREAMGLSKDLREKGYGLLCVARAIGPLVAETQDEDEVYELQFGRHFGRGQVTAGLPLDEE from the coding sequence ATGAGGCCGAGTCATCGGGTCACCATTCACTGGCGCCAGGAGGGTCGGGTGATCTCCCATGAGGTGCCCGAAGGGGATTACATCCTGCAGAGCTTTGAACAGCAGGGCGATCCCCTGCCCTTTTCCTGCCGGAACGGCTGTTGCACCAGCTGTGCTGTGCGCGTCCAAGAGGGGGAACTGGATCAACGGGAGGCGATGGGGCTCTCGAAGGACCTGCGAGAGAAGGGTTACGGACTGTTGTGCGTCGCCCGAGCCATCGGTCCTTTGGTGGCGGAAACCCAAGATGAAGACGAGGTCTATGAATTGCAGTTCGGACGTCACTTTGGTCGTGGACAGGTGACGGCAGGCCTTCCACTGGACGAAGAATGA
- the pstB gene encoding phosphate ABC transporter ATP-binding protein PstB produces the protein MTFSSQTLSDISTETCISIQNATISYGNYEAVKNVYCDIPRGKVTAFIGPSGCGKSTVLRALNRMNDLIESCSLKGRVLFDGIDLYAPNVDPVEVRRRIGMVFQQPNPFPKSIYENIAFGARINGYKGDMDELVERSLRQAAVWDECKDKLNESGYTLSGGQQQRLCIARTIAIQPEVILMDEPCSALDPISTLKIEETMHELKKSFTIVIVTHNMQQAVRVSDMTAFFNAEAVEGGSGKVGYLVEFNETETIFNSPTQQMTQDYVSGRFG, from the coding sequence ATGACGTTCTCTAGCCAAACGCTTTCTGACATTTCAACAGAAACCTGCATCTCGATTCAGAACGCCACCATCAGCTATGGCAACTATGAAGCGGTGAAGAACGTCTACTGTGACATTCCTCGAGGAAAAGTTACAGCATTCATTGGCCCGTCCGGATGCGGCAAATCAACAGTGTTGAGAGCCTTAAATCGCATGAATGATTTAATTGAAAGCTGCTCGCTCAAAGGACGTGTATTGTTCGACGGAATTGATCTTTATGCGCCGAATGTTGATCCTGTCGAGGTGAGGCGCCGCATTGGCATGGTGTTTCAACAACCCAACCCTTTCCCAAAAAGCATTTACGAAAATATTGCCTTTGGCGCTCGCATTAACGGATACAAAGGAGATATGGATGAACTCGTGGAGCGCTCTCTTCGGCAGGCGGCTGTCTGGGATGAATGCAAAGATAAACTGAATGAAAGTGGTTATACATTGTCTGGTGGTCAACAACAGCGTCTTTGTATTGCACGAACCATCGCCATTCAACCCGAGGTCATCCTGATGGATGAACCCTGTTCAGCATTGGATCCGATATCAACGCTTAAAATTGAAGAAACGATGCATGAGCTCAAAAAGAGTTTCACCATTGTGATCGTCACACACAACATGCAACAGGCTGTTCGTGTCAGTGACATGACGGCATTTTTCAATGCCGAGGCAGTCGAAGGCGGCTCAGGGAAAGTTGGTTATCTGGTTGAGTTCAACGAAACAGAGACCATTTTCAATTCGCCGACGCAACAAATGACACAGGACTATGTCTCCGGCCGTTTCGGTTAA
- the pstA gene encoding phosphate ABC transporter permease PstA, translating to MTYPTSSTSINGMPDLSYRYGSRRNLISRFLSILAALFSVIAVLPLVAVLAYVLIKGGSMISPRLFTELPPAPGLSGGGIGNAILGSILVTVIAALIAIPVGVGGGIYVAEYSRGGTFAQFIRFGTNVLSGVPSIIAGVFVYATIVATRLFFGNSYSALAGGVALSVLMLPTVIKTTDEGLKLVPNDLRRAALGVGASQFVTIVRITLPSAFMPIATGVVLSIARAAGETAPLIFTALNNNFWPQDLFSNFWTKNNPILNPISTLSVLIYNFAQLPYEPQIELAWAASFVLLMFILVINLLARWLGRFATNSI from the coding sequence ATGACTTATCCCACATCGTCTACATCGATCAATGGCATGCCGGATTTGTCCTACCGGTATGGATCCAGGAGAAACCTGATCAGTCGGTTCCTGAGCATCCTTGCAGCCTTGTTTTCGGTGATTGCCGTGCTGCCTTTGGTTGCCGTGTTGGCCTACGTTTTGATCAAAGGCGGCAGCATGATCAGCCCAAGGTTGTTCACAGAGTTACCTCCCGCTCCAGGTCTATCGGGTGGGGGGATTGGCAATGCCATTCTCGGCAGCATCCTCGTGACCGTGATTGCCGCTTTGATCGCCATTCCAGTGGGAGTTGGAGGAGGGATCTACGTCGCTGAATACTCCAGGGGTGGAACATTCGCTCAGTTCATCCGCTTCGGCACCAATGTGCTGTCGGGTGTTCCTTCAATCATCGCGGGTGTGTTTGTGTATGCCACGATTGTCGCCACGCGGTTGTTCTTCGGCAATTCCTACAGCGCGCTCGCCGGTGGGGTTGCGCTTTCTGTGTTGATGCTTCCCACCGTGATCAAAACCACCGACGAAGGATTGAAGCTGGTTCCCAATGACCTGCGGCGGGCAGCACTGGGGGTTGGAGCCTCTCAATTTGTCACGATTGTTCGAATCACGCTGCCATCAGCGTTCATGCCGATTGCAACGGGAGTGGTGCTGTCCATCGCAAGGGCCGCTGGAGAGACAGCTCCTCTCATTTTCACCGCATTGAACAATAACTTCTGGCCTCAGGACCTGTTCTCTAACTTCTGGACGAAGAACAATCCGATCCTCAACCCCATTTCAACCCTATCGGTGCTCATCTATAACTTCGCGCAGCTTCCCTATGAACCGCAGATTGAACTGGCCTGGGCTGCATCTTTTGTGCTTTTGATGTTCATTTTGGTGATCAACCTGCTCGCACGCTGGCTGGGACGGTTTGCAACAAATTCAATCTAA
- the pstC gene encoding phosphate ABC transporter permease subunit PstC: protein MASLEDLYRLRRRPAVEKTIDAGFKLTSALLAIVVALVLLFILYVVFTGALDSMGRYGWRFLVTSNWNPVKDEYGAFTAIYGTLITSLLSLLIAVPLGVGTAIFITENIIPRPIRSLIGLMVELLAAIPSVVLGLWAIFVMEPFIRPGLEFLHAVLGWLPFFSTPPQGPGIAPAVLILVVMILPIITAISRDALNQVPIKLRQAAYGVGTTRWGAILNVILPAAISGIVGGVMLALGRAMGETLAVTLIIGNSNTFSWSLLAPGNTISAMLANQFGEADGSQVSSLMYAAFVLMLLTLAVNILAQWLVKRLSLKY from the coding sequence ATGGCCAGCCTCGAAGACCTATATCGATTGCGGCGCCGTCCAGCGGTAGAGAAGACGATCGACGCTGGTTTCAAGTTGACATCAGCACTGCTGGCCATCGTTGTGGCCTTGGTGCTGTTGTTCATCCTCTACGTGGTGTTCACAGGAGCACTCGATTCGATGGGCCGCTACGGCTGGAGGTTTCTGGTGACCTCCAACTGGAACCCGGTGAAGGATGAATACGGAGCCTTCACCGCCATCTACGGAACACTGATCACCTCACTTCTTTCACTGTTGATTGCGGTTCCTCTGGGGGTGGGAACAGCCATCTTCATCACGGAAAACATCATTCCTCGCCCGATCCGATCGCTGATTGGATTGATGGTGGAACTTCTGGCTGCGATTCCTTCGGTGGTACTGGGGCTGTGGGCGATTTTCGTCATGGAGCCATTCATTCGCCCAGGCTTGGAGTTTCTGCATGCGGTTCTGGGATGGCTTCCTTTCTTCTCCACACCGCCGCAGGGTCCTGGCATCGCTCCTGCGGTGCTGATTCTTGTCGTCATGATCCTGCCGATCATCACGGCCATTTCCCGAGATGCCCTCAATCAGGTGCCGATCAAACTGAGGCAGGCGGCCTATGGAGTGGGAACGACACGATGGGGAGCGATCTTGAATGTGATCTTGCCAGCGGCGATTTCAGGCATCGTGGGAGGTGTGATGCTGGCTTTAGGGCGTGCGATGGGTGAAACGCTTGCCGTCACCTTGATTATTGGCAACTCCAACACCTTTAGTTGGTCGCTGCTTGCACCTGGAAACACAATTTCAGCCATGCTCGCCAATCAGTTCGGCGAAGCCGATGGCAGTCAGGTGTCATCGCTGATGTATGCAGCTTTTGTGTTAATGCTGCTCACGTTGGCAGTGAATATTCTGGCTCAATGGCTGGTGAAACGACTGAGCCTGAAATACTGA
- the dnaK gene encoding molecular chaperone DnaK yields MGRIVGIDLGTTNSVVAVLEAGRPVVIANAEGTRTTPSVLGYTKDNELLVGQPARRQLVLNPRNTFSNLKRFVGRAWDELDDGSLTVPYTVRANNQGNVRVACPQTEREYAPEELIASILRKLIDDASTYLGEEVEAAVITVPAYFNDAQRQATRDAGRLAGISVERILNEPTAAALAYGFDRSAVRRALVFDLGGGTFDVSLLRIANGVFDVKATNGDTQLGGNDFDQRIVDWLAEAFLKEHAIDLRRDRQALQRLTEAAEKAKQELSGVTTTPVSLPFIATGTDGPLHIETTLDRETFEGLCPDLLDRLLVPVQSALRDSGWTAEDIDDVVLVGGSTRMPMVQQLVRTLIPNDPCQSVNPDEVVAVGAAVQAGIITGELRDLLLNDVTPLSLGLETIGGLMKVLIPRNTQIPVRQSDVFSTSEPNQSSVEIHVWQGERQMAADNKSLGRFRLSGIPPAPRGVPQIQVAFDIDANGILQVSATDRTTGRKQSVTIQGGSTLSEDEIQSLLAEAEARADEDRRKRASIERRNSAMTLVAQAERRLRDAALELGPYGAERQQRAVEMCVRDVQDLLAQDDLQELELAVSGLQEALFGLNRRLTAERQVEAGPLQGLKSTLGTLKDELFAEDDWDDDPWASPQSRYDQPVRSSRRGMDPWDDDNFR; encoded by the coding sequence ATGGGCCGGATCGTCGGAATCGACCTGGGTACCACCAATTCCGTCGTGGCTGTACTTGAGGCCGGGCGGCCGGTGGTCATTGCCAATGCCGAAGGCACGCGCACCACGCCGTCGGTGCTGGGGTACACCAAAGACAATGAGCTTCTGGTGGGTCAGCCGGCGCGACGCCAATTGGTTCTCAACCCCAGAAATACCTTTTCCAATCTCAAGCGCTTCGTTGGGCGCGCCTGGGATGAGCTTGATGACGGTTCGCTCACAGTGCCCTACACGGTGCGCGCCAACAATCAGGGCAACGTTCGGGTCGCTTGCCCGCAGACCGAACGGGAGTACGCCCCAGAGGAACTGATCGCCAGCATCCTGCGCAAGTTGATCGATGACGCCTCCACCTACCTAGGCGAAGAGGTGGAAGCCGCGGTGATCACCGTTCCGGCCTACTTCAACGACGCTCAGCGTCAGGCCACCCGGGATGCCGGTCGCCTCGCTGGCATCAGCGTTGAACGAATTCTCAATGAGCCCACCGCTGCGGCACTGGCCTATGGCTTTGATCGCAGTGCAGTGCGCCGTGCCCTGGTCTTCGATCTCGGTGGCGGCACCTTCGATGTGTCGTTGCTGCGGATCGCAAATGGTGTGTTTGATGTCAAAGCCACCAATGGAGATACGCAACTCGGGGGCAACGATTTCGACCAACGCATTGTTGATTGGCTGGCGGAAGCCTTCCTGAAGGAACACGCCATCGATCTGCGTCGAGACCGACAAGCGCTCCAGCGCCTGACCGAAGCAGCGGAAAAGGCCAAGCAAGAACTCTCTGGCGTCACCACCACTCCGGTGTCTCTCCCCTTCATCGCGACCGGTACCGATGGCCCTCTGCACATCGAAACAACCCTCGACCGGGAGACTTTCGAAGGACTTTGTCCGGATCTCCTTGATCGCTTGCTCGTTCCAGTTCAGTCAGCCCTGCGTGATTCCGGCTGGACTGCCGAAGATATTGATGATGTGGTGCTGGTGGGTGGCAGCACTCGAATGCCGATGGTGCAGCAATTGGTGCGCACCCTGATCCCGAATGACCCCTGCCAGTCGGTCAATCCCGACGAAGTGGTGGCTGTCGGTGCTGCCGTTCAGGCCGGAATCATCACCGGTGAACTGAGGGATCTGCTGCTGAACGATGTCACTCCGCTGTCCCTTGGACTTGAAACCATCGGTGGGTTGATGAAGGTGCTGATCCCACGCAACACCCAGATTCCGGTGCGTCAGTCTGACGTGTTCAGCACCTCGGAACCCAATCAGTCCTCGGTTGAAATCCACGTCTGGCAAGGGGAGCGCCAGATGGCCGCCGACAACAAATCCCTGGGTCGTTTCCGCCTTTCAGGCATCCCTCCCGCCCCCCGTGGTGTACCCCAAATCCAGGTGGCCTTCGACATCGATGCCAACGGGATCCTTCAGGTCAGTGCCACCGATCGCACGACCGGTCGCAAGCAGTCGGTGACCATCCAGGGTGGTTCAACTCTCAGTGAAGACGAAATCCAAAGTCTGTTGGCAGAAGCCGAGGCCCGTGCCGATGAAGATCGGCGTAAACGGGCCTCTATCGAGCGGCGCAACTCGGCCATGACGCTGGTGGCACAGGCTGAGCGGCGTTTGCGTGATGCGGCCCTCGAGCTCGGTCCTTACGGCGCTGAACGCCAGCAACGTGCTGTTGAGATGTGCGTGCGTGATGTTCAGGATCTTCTTGCCCAGGATGATCTCCAAGAGCTTGAGCTGGCCGTCAGTGGCCTCCAGGAAGCGCTGTTCGGCCTCAATCGGCGTCTCACCGCTGAACGCCAAGTTGAAGCTGGACCCTTGCAAGGCCTCAAGAGCACTCTCGGCACCTTGAAAGATGAGCTTTTCGCTGAGGACGATTGGGATGATGACCCCTGGGCATCACCGCAATCGCGTTACGACCAGCCCGTGAGAAGCAGCCGACGCGGGATGGATCCCTGGGACGATGACAACTTCCGCTGA
- a CDS encoding DnaJ C-terminal domain-containing protein: MTTSAEPDYWSLLGLDPDADPEALKRAFRREARRWHPDLNGNDSHAEERFKLVNEAYAVLSNPDRRKEWQSGRQGSTVSADPFSSGFPAFEDYLAVVLGLEREPIRGSSFHDDDPAPDAAAAESHWPEAAPPPPPPVRTEDDLETVVALTPDQALHGTTVELELGDGTLVEVGTPPRAGDGWRLRLEGVAPGGKDHFLHLRVITDDGLRIDGLRVHYRLELLPPDAALGCAVDVPTLSGPVTLQVPPGSSSGRLLRLRGRGLQLDDDRGDQLVEIVIVIPAELADDERALYQRLQELSLERAGGY, encoded by the coding sequence ATGACAACTTCCGCTGAACCGGATTATTGGTCGTTGCTGGGGTTGGATCCTGACGCTGATCCAGAGGCCCTCAAACGTGCTTTCCGGCGCGAGGCACGCCGTTGGCATCCTGATCTGAATGGCAACGACAGCCATGCGGAAGAGCGGTTCAAGCTCGTTAACGAGGCTTACGCCGTTCTCAGCAATCCCGATCGCCGCAAGGAGTGGCAGTCGGGACGGCAGGGTTCCACGGTCTCTGCTGATCCCTTCAGTTCTGGCTTTCCCGCCTTTGAGGATTATCTGGCGGTGGTCTTGGGTCTGGAACGGGAACCAATTCGAGGCTCCTCTTTTCACGACGACGATCCTGCACCCGATGCTGCTGCGGCCGAATCCCACTGGCCTGAGGCAGCGCCACCACCACCACCACCGGTGCGCACGGAAGATGATTTGGAGACGGTGGTTGCGCTGACTCCTGATCAAGCGCTTCACGGAACCACGGTTGAGCTTGAACTGGGCGATGGCACCCTGGTTGAAGTGGGCACACCTCCTCGTGCCGGTGATGGCTGGCGGTTGCGGCTTGAAGGCGTGGCTCCTGGTGGCAAGGACCACTTCCTTCACTTGCGGGTCATCACCGACGACGGTCTTCGCATCGATGGTCTTCGCGTGCACTACCGGCTGGAATTGCTTCCTCCCGATGCAGCCCTCGGTTGTGCTGTGGATGTGCCAACCCTGAGCGGCCCAGTCACGCTTCAGGTTCCGCCTGGATCATCGAGTGGACGGTTATTGCGCCTAAGGGGGCGTGGTCTCCAACTCGACGATGACCGCGGCGATCAGCTGGTGGAAATTGTGATCGTCATTCCAGCGGAGTTGGCCGACGATGAGCGCGCTCTCTACCAACGCCTTCAGGAGCTCAGTCTCGAACGGGCTGGTGGTTACTGA
- a CDS encoding DUF3110 domain-containing protein, giving the protein MLVHVLLYDAGQDSEGIHSLELAGQTVVLMFENRDDADRYAGLLEAQDFPTPSVEELDREEIELFCREAGYEARFVSRDFVPKSDDERLMLAPPRANQDVSNWQDQEMPQTPSERAKDNDAGDSIPDLDDVRRRLEGLL; this is encoded by the coding sequence ATGTTGGTTCACGTGCTCCTGTATGACGCAGGACAGGACAGCGAAGGCATCCACTCCCTGGAACTTGCCGGGCAAACCGTGGTGCTGATGTTCGAAAACCGCGATGACGCGGACCGTTATGCAGGTCTCCTGGAAGCCCAGGATTTTCCGACCCCGTCTGTTGAGGAGCTAGACCGCGAAGAAATTGAACTGTTCTGCCGTGAGGCGGGATATGAAGCGCGATTTGTGTCCAGGGACTTCGTCCCCAAAAGCGACGATGAGCGTCTGATGCTGGCGCCCCCTCGCGCCAATCAGGATGTGTCCAACTGGCAAGACCAGGAGATGCCTCAAACGCCCAGCGAGAGGGCCAAAGACAACGACGCTGGTGATTCCATCCCGGATCTCGATGACGTGCGTCGCCGTCTCGAAGGACTGCTCTGA